The sequence below is a genomic window from Ovis canadensis isolate MfBH-ARS-UI-01 breed Bighorn chromosome 1, ARS-UI_OviCan_v2, whole genome shotgun sequence.
AGTTTACTCCAAGTACTGTGTTAAGCTCAAAACATTAGACTCTTACAGGATTCTGAGAAAAGGCATTCCAGCTGGTAGTCTGCCTCAGAAAATAGGaggtttatattcttttctaaaattaaatcaAGTAAGTAGATTATTGTCCCAATATCCAAATTTCTGTAGTAAGGTTAAAAGTACTAACATACTTGAATTACGGGAGATCCAATCTCCAAAGAATACTTAACCTTGAACTTGAATCTATGTATTTCAGTGTGATGAGTCTTCTTGTTCATTGACAAACAGGTCCATGGGCACAGAGAACAGCATGATGACTTTTCAGCTATACCCTACGTATTCCAATGTTTCCATGATAAAAGACTCATCCATATTCTCAATTTTGTCATCCCCAGACCAGCATCAATCAGTCTGAGGGATTAGATTAACTGGGATTCAATCCATTGTTCTCCACTTGACTAGGTGGAAAGCCAGTGAGTTGAGGTACAAAGAACTAGCTGAGTATTAAAGGCAGAAATTCTACATTGGTGCTCAGCACAAAATGTTGACAATTGGTATATCTTACTGTTTTTCTGAGTAATTCAAGAttgaaaaggaattttaaaacacTTGTATTACTAACAGGTTCATTTCTCAGTTTCTGGTTCCTTTTATGGCACAAGCCCACAGTAAGCTCACATCCCTGGGAAGGCAGAACAGGGAAGTGATTGACCCTGAGTTTAAACTCAAACATATCTCAGTTTTAATTCTGGCTTTGTCTTGTATTGATTGGCTATACACCTTGGGAACCTTCTCAATCTGTCTAAACTTCTGTAAATGGAGTTAATTAGTCCTTCCTCATGGGATTGTTGTGAAAATTAATCCACAGTCTCAGCAAAGCACTTTGCAGGATGTGCCCCTTTTGATTGACAGGCTGAGAGACAGAAGATTAGGAGGTGTGACCTCTGACCTAACTCTACCTGTAGCTCCTCTGAAGACCACTAGGATGCTATTCATCCAACTATAAGCTGTACCATCACTGCCAGTGTTTCTCTAAGTAGTTAAGTATGAAAGAAggatataaataaatgcaaaggacTAGGTTATTGTCACTGAGCACCAGGTTACTGAAAATCTGGAAAGAGAATCTAAAAGGCTTGCATAATTTCTTGGATGCAAATCTCActtcagtttgagtaaactgggtTAGGTTGAGGCCAGTTGGGAGGGCTATGTTGTCATCTGTACTTTAATAGCTTGGAAGCTGCTGTGCCTTAATGAATATTAATTAAATCACTGAAACTTCCTGAATAACATCAGCCATGTTTGACaggaaaaatgaatggaaaagagATAAGCGGTACCAGCAAAATATTTCTGCCAGACACTGGTCTCCTCTCTGTCTGGTTAAAGACTTCTCTCCATCTTTCAACTTTccattgcatttattttataatgtcttttctaatccatttttattttttgacattatTAGCTCTTCAGAGAACACAGTTCTGATATGACCATCAGCCAGGCACACATGGGACTGAAATGCAAGGCTAAAATGCCTCCTGTTGGTATTTTCTTTCTAATAACAATCCTAGATCTTGGTCCAACCCCAAAGAGCAACGCTGCCATGAGCAAGCCCAGCTGGTTTCTGTTTTGCCTCACATGACATCAGCAGAAGCTGTTGTCTGAATTTTCATTCGCTAGAAATTTATGATCAGGGATACTGTTAAAAGCAGAAAAGACCCAGCCGGGCTTTCAAATCCCTGACTAAGGGagtggaaagaaatgaaaggcatgACTAATATCAGGGATATAGTATGAAAACCCCTTTCTTCTGACTCATGAGCTACAGGCAGTGGAAGTATTTGCCAGATGGGTGCACAATTACAATCCTGACATTTTACCCATGATTATTCCCCCCCTGGTTAAAACCTGACCATGCCAGACAAAGTTCCAGGTACTCAGAAAGAGAGCAACAGAAAATGCTACTGACGATTTCCCATACCCCAAAGAGAGCAGTTTGCCTCCAAAAGTTCTGTACTAGGTAGAATTCTACTCTAAAATCAGTGATTCTTCTGGTTTGGTCTGGAACATTCCCACTTAAACCTGCGTACTCTGGCAATAACCAAATAGTTGTTAAACTACTCTAATAGCCTATCTTCTGTTAACCTAAGTTTACAGAGTTACTTTAAGGCTCTGGTTAGAAACGAGTACcaacatacaaaatatatataacaagacacacacacacacacatgaatctgTAGAATCAATCAAAATTTAAGTTTTGTTCTATTATAAAGATATACTAGATGGAACAGCTAAGAGAATTTGGGGACATGCCCCATCCATGATAACTCTCACAAGGGATTCTGCTCTGAATAACATTTCAAAGTGAGCACATTGAACTTTTTGAAACCCCTAAAAGATAAATGGGCACCAGAGTCACTTCGCTCAGATCATTAATCCAAATTtagttagaaaaatgaaaagactctCTAAGAGATGCCTTGAGAAATGAGCATCTATCTCTTCTGGCTGTGGGAATGCAGGGCATGGAGTCACCTTGTGTCTGCAGCAGGATAGATGCTGTCCTCACATGAGACAGCTCCCTCTCAGGCAGCTAGCTGAATTATTCCTGACTCAGGTTACCCAGCATTAACTTACAGATCTATTTCTCTGAATTAACCACATCATGCCCTTTTTCTCCTAGTCATCCTGGATTAAAATGCAGCATTAAGAAGCTAGGGGCAAAATCTTGGAAGGGCACTAAAATAAGGGCAAGGAGACACTGAGAAAAGATGAATCATTCCCATCAATGATGAAAATTTCCCATACCTTTAAGATGATGCTTATTCTTGCCCAAAGCCCTCTTGGGTCTGACTAGACTCTGGTGTCATTCTTTGGATGGTGGCAAGGAACGGCCAAAAGAGTTACTGAGATGGACCTGGGACTTGCTCAGTACCCAGGGCACTCAGAACCACAGGCAGTATAGAAATAGGACTGCATGtctccttcacacacacacacacacacgttctagAGGCCCAGGAGAAACTGACATGACATCTTGACTCCAAATTCAGATACGCCTCTAAGGGATCAGAAAATGGAGCAATTAACCCAGCTTCCACACTTCGTTCATTTTGCTTCTTACTAGTAGTTGGGCACTTGTGGGGGAGGCAGGCTTTAGGAGAGAAAATTTTAGCTAgctggtttaaaaaatatatttgtgggGCCAGACAAACAAGGACCCTTCCCCACTACCAGTCATACCCACTCCCCAACCAGGCTGCCACACTTTCCCCCTTTAAGTCTCCCAATTGTTGGTATAGACCTAACTGTTGATATAGACCTGCTATTTTCCCATACACATGCTTCTAGTTTTTAAGCTCATGCAGAAAGAAATCTTTTTCCTAAATTTTGACTGCCATCAATGCATtccattttattaattcttttattcttctttgaaCTTGGCAGAAGGGAGTTGTATTTAGAACCTTCTTGTGGAAGAGAGCCATAAGAGGGGGATGGGTCTGGTGGGTTTGGAAGaagttgagcacagaagaagCTGAGTGCTTCCTTGGGCTCGTGGCTAAGATCCCCCAGTCACTGACTGCTTAGGGCCATGGGTCTGTGTGGATAGAGGTTCATAGAATATCTAAGTCAAAAGGAGCTACTGGCCTGGCTGTCCTTCTTTGACAAACCTCCTGATCTTCCTGACAGATTACCTGTTTAGCCATAGCCTGCTATCCAATAATgtgattttagaaaaataacactCCAAGTCCTAACACTGCCACAGCCTACAGAACAATACCAAGGAGAAGATTACTTACAAGCAGCCTTCGTTTGCCTTCAAAGGGCCCCAGTAGGTCGGTCACCGACTTCCTGGGATTCTGAGTGAAGGGTTTTGCGGGTTTCAGGTGGCCATCCTGCTCTGTCCTCCCCacctttttcttcttgttcttctctttctcctgcctGCTCTTTTTCTCAGCCTTGTCCTTCTTCACTTGCTTTTCACTCTTGAGTAACTTGTCTGCTTTCTCACtcttcaccttttttttcttctccttctcggGTTTCTCAAGCTTTTCGTGCTTTTTAGACTCCTTCGCCTTTTTGGGGGGTATATTTCCCCCCTGCAACTCCTCCTCCAGCTGAGAGGTGGTCGGCCGGCTGAGGTCATACTCATTGCTAAGAATTTTGTCCTGGGCTTTCTTTTTGGGAGGTTTCCCCTTTGCTGGCTTGTGAGGACCTGGCACCACATTGGGGTCCCGGGGGCCATGCTCCCGCCTGTCTGTGCGGTTGTCCCGGAAACGGCCCGCGCCGGCCCTGGTGCTGGGCTCGGAGATGGCGATGGAAGGGGCAGCTGTGAAGACCTCGAAGCTGGTGGCCTTGCTGGGCCTCCTAGTGGTCGGCGGCCTCTCCCtgggctgctccttcctgggcggagGGTAGAGATTCTCGGAGGCCACCGGCCCCTTGGCAGTAATCACCTCGGCTGTTGCTGGGGGCCGGTGGGGGGCCGAGGAAAGGTGCACTCGGGGGGTCCAGGGCCTCTGGGTGGTCGGAAAGGCCGTGGTGGTTGTGGGTCTTGCAGCTACCGTCACCACCCGAGAGGTGGCCCGCGTCACTGTTGTGACCGGAGCTGGAGGCAGTGTGGTGGCCCGTGGGGTTGGAGGAGCGGGGGGAGGAGCAGTGGTGGCCGGTTTTCTCACCACCTTCACCCGACTCTCTCTGGTGGGtggcacttgcgctctcctctgctcctctttcctcttctcactGCTCgggcctggcctccctgcctctccaCCATTATTCCCCTCCTCCACCACTTGGCCCTCAACTCCAGAGGCCTTACATTTTTGCACAAAACCCTTCTGCCTGATCTTCTCTATCCTGCGGATGGGTCCCTGGTCGATGATTTCATACATGGCCTCCAACCTGACCGGGTAAGGGTAGCGTTCCTCCACCTGCAGTGTCTTCTTCAACAGCACCATGCCGAATTTGCCCTTCTCCAGCTTCAAGAAGCTCATCAGCTTTGGGATGAGGCTGGGGTCCAAGGGCTGCTCCAGGACGCGGCCCTCACTGGTGATCCTTCGCACCTTGCCTCCTTCCTCGCCTGCCTGGTGGAACAGCACGATCTGCTGGATGTGCCTCTCAGCCAGCTCACAATACACGTCGTCCTTCAGCAGGCTCATCATGAGCCGGTAGTAGCCGTCCGAGGCATGTGGGGCCGAGATGACCCATACCCTGTTTTTCCCTGCAAAGCTGGCAAGGATGTTGGGAGAGCTGGACCCAGAGGGGAAGCGCAACATTCTTGACCGAGctaaggacccctcatctcggaCCATCTCACGGGGAGAGCTCCGAGCTGCTGGGCTCTGCTGAGTTCTCACTGGGGCCCCACGGATGCCCAGCGAGGCTGGCGGCGCGGTGGCATGAGCTACTCTCAATACCGGTATGCTCCTCCTTCTTTGGAGAGGCTGAAGGTTTGGTTCTTCCAGAGTGGTTCTCTCAATTCCCTGAGACCTCCCTGTGTGCCTCAGTAACCGAGCTGGCCTTCTGTTGACGGCGGAAACCAGAGGCACTTTCTGCCCTCCGCGGCTCCCTCTATTCATGGTCTGCCCGTGGGGTTCTGATCCACACACCAGCCACAGCGCCAGCAGCATAGTAAAACTGGGTCCCATTCTCCATGTCATTGTGCAGTCCTCTTTGGGGAGACAGCAGGGTCAAAACAGAAAGGGGagggcagagaaaaaaaaagaaagaaaatcatttaatTGCAAACAGAGCTGGGCATTATCTTTATCTGTCTTGGCCAAGGAGAGGGGGAAGGGGTGGTTGGAGAAGAAGGAGGGAGGTCAGAGAATGGAAAATCGGATGAGATCCTGTTGCTTTAAGTCCCTGTAATTTGTCACTGCTTAGCAAAGACAGTTACATTAAGCAGGAAACTCAACTCAGTTCCCCATTCAGCATGCTTGCACTGTTTCAACTGTCTGATGCTCCAGAGAAAATGCACACTGAGCATATTAATTATGACAACATTcctatttcatttcttcaaataaatgacaaagaaacaaacaaacacagtaaAGACAGGCAGGATTACACACTTACATAGTGGCTCATGGAGATGGAATGCAGAGGTTTTAAAAAGCAATCTGAAGTGTGCTCCCAGGACAGTTCCTAGACGAAATACTTTTCCTCCCAATTCTCCTTCTCCTTTGCAAGGCTGGCCGATACAAAGGGGTTTGCTGCAGCCCCAGGTCCCAGAGCCACACACAGACCACCGCCTGTCCGGTCCTGAGGGctgaactttcttctttttctttctggctgtgctTTTTTACCTTCTTGACAAGTAGAATGAGGTGAAAGGAGCTGTCCTTTTAAGTCTTTGCATCTCCATTTGTCTGCAGCTTCTGCTCCGGCGGTGTGTCTGCGAATGCCAATCCCCCCCGGCCGGCCGACAGCACTGGACACCCCTTAAAGTGGAGTCTCAGCTATTTCTA
It includes:
- the CCDC80 gene encoding coiled-coil domain-containing protein 80, whose protein sequence is MTWRMGPSFTMLLALWLVCGSEPHGQTMNRGSRGGQKVPLVSAVNRRPARLLRHTGRSQGIERTTLEEPNLQPLQRRRSIPVLRVAHATAPPASLGIRGAPVRTQQSPAARSSPREMVRDEGSLARSRMLRFPSGSSSPNILASFAGKNRVWVISAPHASDGYYRLMMSLLKDDVYCELAERHIQQIVLFHQAGEEGGKVRRITSEGRVLEQPLDPSLIPKLMSFLKLEKGKFGMVLLKKTLQVEERYPYPVRLEAMYEIIDQGPIRRIEKIRQKGFVQKCKASGVEGQVVEEGNNGGEAGRPGPSSEKRKEEQRRAQVPPTRESRVKVVRKPATTAPPPAPPTPRATTLPPAPVTTVTRATSRVVTVAARPTTTTAFPTTQRPWTPRVHLSSAPHRPPATAEVITAKGPVASENLYPPPRKEQPRERPPTTRRPSKATSFEVFTAAPSIAISEPSTRAGAGRFRDNRTDRREHGPRDPNVVPGPHKPAKGKPPKKKAQDKILSNEYDLSRPTTSQLEEELQGGNIPPKKAKESKKHEKLEKPEKEKKKKVKSEKADKLLKSEKQVKKDKAEKKSRQEKEKNKKKKVGRTEQDGHLKPAKPFTQNPRKSVTDLLGPFEGKRRLLLITAPKAENSMYVQQRDEYLESFCKMATRKVSVITIFGPVSNSTMKIDHFQLDNEKPMRVMDDEDLVDQHLISELRKEYGMTYNDFFMVLTDVDLRVKQYYEVPIAMKSVFDLIDTFQSRIKDMEKQKKDGIICKEDKKQSLENFLSRFRWRRRLLVISAPNDEDWAYSQQLSALSGQACNFGLRHITVLKLLGVGEEVGGVLELFPINGSSVVEREDVPAHLVKDIRNYFQVSPEYFSMLLVGKDGNVKSWYPSPMWSMVIVYDLIDSMQLRRQEMAIQQSLGMRCPEDEYAGYGYHSYHQGYQDGYQDDYRHHESYHHGYPY